DNA from Roseimicrobium sp. ORNL1:
TGAGGCGATCAAAAAGGCGTCGGCTCAAATTTGGTGGGTTGGTCTCATCCTCGTTATAGGCACCGGCATCACGGTGTGGGCGAGGGAATGGGACATGGGCACCCGCAGCAAGAATATCGCTTTAGGCATGTTCATCGCCACCGTCAAAGCTGGGTGCGTAGGACTGATTTTCATGCACTTGAAGAACGAGCGCGGCCTGATCTACAAGTTCTTGTTCTTCACGGTCATCTTCGCCATCGGATTGTTCGTGCTGACGTACCTGGCGTGGGCTGACCCGCTGCACTCGCACATTATTCCGGCTGTCGAACACTAAGAGCATCCAAGTCCGCATCCATGTCCCTCAAAGGTTTCCACATCATTTTCATCACTCTGGCCTTCCTCTGCACGGCGGGTTTCTGGGGATGGACCGTGGTGTTCGCGGAACGCGCGAAGGAACTGGGCGTGGTCTCCCTGGGTAACTTCAGCGGTTCCCTCGCCATTGCTCTGCTGGTGTACGGCGTCTGGTTCGTCGTCCGCAAAAGCAAAACCATTCACGTCGTCTAACCCCCCTTGCTCGACATGGATCTTCTTTCCCCACTCCTGTCCTGTGCCACCTGCATGCCGGACCCTTCCTCGGAAGTGTCCAAGGCGGCCAGCATGTCCATCATGTTCCTCGGAGTAATCATCCTGGGAATGATGGGACTGTTCATCAAAATCATGTTCAACTTTGCCCGCCGTGAGCGGGAGTTTGATAAGTCTTCTTCTGCGCCACAGTCATGAATCTGGACCCCCTCATCGCCGCCATTCCATCCATCAACAAGCTCCTCGGCATTCCCCAGCTTGCCTCGGAGCACGGAGAGATGGTGGACCACATGCTGGAGCTGGTGCACTGGTTCATGTTCGTGCTCTTCCTGGGCTGGAGCACGTTCCTGGTGATTGTGTTCACCAAGTTCCGCAAGGACAGGGCTGCCAAGGCCGACTACGTGGGCGTGCGTGGCCATGCCTCCACCCACATTGAAATCGGCGTGGTGATCGTGGAAGCCATTCTGCTGCTCGGCTTCGCCTTCCCGCTTTGGGCACAGCAGTCGGTGGGTTATCCCACGGGCAAGGACGTCGTAAAGGTCCGCGCCATGGGTGAGAAGTTTAAGTGGAATTTCCAGTACGCGGGTCTCGACAGCACCCTGGGTGGTTATGCGCTCAGGAACATTGGCACCCCCGCCACCAACGAAATGGGCCTCGACCTCAA
Protein-coding regions in this window:
- a CDS encoding cytochrome c oxidase subunit II codes for the protein MNLDPLIAAIPSINKLLGIPQLASEHGEMVDHMLELVHWFMFVLFLGWSTFLVIVFTKFRKDRAAKADYVGVRGHASTHIEIGVVIVEAILLLGFAFPLWAQQSVGYPTGKDVVKVRAMGEKFKWNFQYAGLDSTLGGYALRNIGTPATNEMGLDLKDPNGKDDFVKGGTLTLPVGRPVIIDVTSKDVIHNLALVPMRAAQDATPGVNGHLWFTPTKTGEWDIICGQLCGAGHSGMRGKLVVLPQDKFDEFMKEGSEDALKKANATPAAPAPGAAAPAAAH
- a CDS encoding cytochrome C oxidase subunit IV family protein, with the protein product MAHDHHDHDSPEAIKKASAQIWWVGLILVIGTGITVWAREWDMGTRSKNIALGMFIATVKAGCVGLIFMHLKNERGLIYKFLFFTVIFAIGLFVLTYLAWADPLHSHIIPAVEH